The following is a genomic window from Chanos chanos chromosome 1, fChaCha1.1, whole genome shotgun sequence.
ctACATCTCACCACAAATATCACACAACttccacaaaatacacaataagtACAAAATGCATATCGTAGAACTACTTCACAAATTGACTGAAATTGATTGGAAGGATCAAAaacagtgtgtaaacagtgtaaGCCTACCTGTTCCTGTCTTTGTCTCCAAATAGTAGAGCTAGCCAGAAGTCCTGGTTGATACATAGCTGCAACTGTATAGATGCTGATGTGTTTCTCCTGTCTGGATCGTAGAAGTGCTAGGACACTCCTGGTGCTTAGATTGGGTGGATTAGGATTATGCCATTTAACAAACCATGCATCATACACAGATGAAAGAGGGGGAGACTGCGTGCTGTTTGGCTTGGTAGTGTTGAGATAGCACCAACTCACACATGTTGTTGTGTGAAGACTGGGAACTTGAGAGAACAGCCTATCACTGGCAATGTAATTTAGCATTAAAGTAGTACCAGAAGTACAACAAtgagtgtcagtgaactgtCCTGGCTCCTGCATTTTGTCAATCATTAAATCCTCCTGGGAAATACTGCTGGAAGACAGGGACTCTAAGTTTGGGCTAAAGCTACAGTTTGGTTCAtcagtttctgtgttttgagtTAATGGAGATGTCCCATCCTTAGTGAGTGAAACAGTTTTTGGAGCTACAGTAAAACTGTCATTTGGCTTAAGAACTTGAAAGTGAGGGGTGACAGAAGACAAGGGGGTCTTTGAGGGGCAGTGATCTGATAAAAGTGGAGGTTCATCTTTTTGGGATTGTACTAACTTGCTTTTATGTTGAATGTTTTTAGTTTCTCTCctcaatttctcttttttctctttagctGCAACATGGTTTCCTAACTCCACAGCACTAAGCTCCTCCACAATTTGACCATACATCATTTCCTCATTCTCTCGTTTTAGTTGCTTGGCTTCAGTAAAGAGCTCAATACTACTTGCAGGAGAGAGCATGCGCTTGTTAGCTCCACTGCTTGGGGCCTCTGTTGTTGAGATAGTTTTGGAGGTCAAGGACAGTGGTATTCCTGTGTTAAGCTTTGCTGGTGATAATTGTTGGTTATGTAATATTCTTCCAGGGTTTCCTGATATATGCTGTGTGGTGACATTTACAAATGTACTCTGTGATGTGGTTTTATTCATTCCTGTTGTTGGATTAATGATCTGAACTTTAGGTTCCAAAATCTGAGACATGCTGGTGTACATAACTTTTCCATAGCTTGGCACCTGCATCTGAATTCTCACAGGAACTGACGAACTACACTGTAACTGATGTGAGCTGATGCACTGGTGGGCTAATACTGGTTTAACTTGTGAGAGCACTGAAATTGTTGAGAGAACATTCATGAGATGTTCAGGACAATCTTCTGGGAGATCCCTCAAGCTCACGTAATGATGAGCGATTTCTTGTGAATCCCcttgttcatttttcaattGGTAATACTGCAGGCCATACATATCCTGTGGAAGGTGAGACTGGAAATGAATGTGTTGTTTAGCATATGGGATTTCCTCTGGTTTCCAACAAAGTCCTGTTTGGATTGATTGTTGTAGTGCAGGTCTGTCATGAAACAAAGAATACTGCATCTTCTCTTGGCCACGTGAACATGCTTCCTCTGTGGACTTGTGGTCTGGTGAGGATGATCCTATTCTCATTTGAGCTTGTTCCCAGAGGACCTCTTCTACACCACTTGCATGTTTCATTCCTCCAGCAAATACAAGAAAGGGAGAATCAGGACAAGCAGCAGGAGACAGATTTTGGCATACATGGTCTGAGCTGTCTTGCATAACATTCATGTCCACAGGTTTTTCTTGAGTCCCAATCTCTGGGTCCATACTCAGGGATGCCTGTCTCACCAAACAGCCCCTTCTTCGATCTCTACTTCCACATAGACTTTGATAGGTATCTCCCTGCCCCGATTTGCATGTTGAGGAAAGACTGCCATAATCAAATGACTTACTTCGCAATTCTGGGACCTCTATGGGTGACGTGCAAGGTGACTGTTCTGAGGAGGAACGCCTCATCTCTTTGTGGTGATTCTGACTAGGTGGAGCAAGAGTATGCCCTTCACCTGGAACAGGCAAGAAGTCCAGTGGCTTACATAGTTCATCCTGTTTAGTTGGGAAAGTGATATTTACACTTTCTTCTCTGTCAAGTGACATAGAGAAACTGGAGTTGTGAGAGAAATTGCTCTCTTGACTTGGGCTTCGGGAAAGGCTAGTGCAGGCAGATTCAAAACTAGATTCACCCGAAGAATATTCAATTTCTGCTAAACGCAAACGTTTCTTTTTTGGTGGAAGTTTTTCCACTGGAAACTGTGCCAAAGTCTCACTCCTTTGAGGCCACTGAAACTCCTCCACGTGTTTTTCACGCTGTTTACTCTGTGCTCCTGGTACCTCCTCTGACCTATCAGGCTCTTCAGTAACTCTAATCTCAGGGACTTGGATGCCTGACTGACCAAGTAGCTGCTGAGGCATATGAGACCTCTGAGATACTGCTCTGCTGTTGCCCCACTGGCGTTCTGCCTCAGGTCTTAGGGGTTGATCCACTTTCTGTCCCTCTTCTTCCATGTTAAATGATTGGTTAGTAGCATATTTATGCACATTATATGACTCAAAGTCAACAGACCTCTCTACAGAGCCAAGCCTCCCTATCGAGTTTGTGTGCTGTATTACTGAGATGACATTACTTCCAGCCGTATGCTCCTGATCTTTTAAACCACAAACGAAGTCAAAAACATCTGATTGTCCAGCATTATCTACTGATTTTTGACTGGGAACATCTTCCTCTTCCACAACACCCTTGTCTTTTCTTCGCTTCCTGGTAGCAATTTCCATGATGTGGCTTTGATGCCCTAAACATGATTCATTTTCGGGGTCATTTTCTGTCCCTTGTAATTTTAGCTCTGGTTTCTGCATGCCACAAGCTTGATCACCATGATTGTCTGACTCTGTTTGCCCTTCATGTGCACAGAATTCAAATGCAGCTTGTCTCATTAGCTTTCTCATACTCCCCGAACCACGATAGGAGACATCAATATTGGTCATCCTCTCATCAAATGAGTTACTCCCTCGTAGTCCTTGTGGCATGGCAAGATTTGATTCAGATGATGTTGGCAAAGAGTTGCTCCGTATGAGGGATCCGGTATCCATGGGAGTTTCAAGACATTCAGAATTACTTTGAAAAGGTGATGAGAGTACTGAATCTTGGTAGTCTTCTTCTTGAAAAGATTCTGAATCAACCTTTAGCGACCTGATTATATCTTTCTTTGTTTGGGGAATGGGAGGCATAGTTTCCCCTGTTGCTCTACCTTTGTTCACCATGAAACTCGACATgctttcatttgtgtctgtcaTGCAAGTCTGTACAGTAATTGATTGCCTTGGCTTTGTGCTTGGCTTGTAACACTTGCCAAACATAATTTCTTGGTATGACTTGGCACTTGAACTTGGCTGACTGATCTGATGCTCAGCACTCTCCGAGCGTGAGAAATAACCAGAGTCAGTGCTGCCTTTGCTGTATGAGCTAGGTAGGGTGAGAGAGTGATCTGAGTCctggctttttttctctgacagtcgAAGTGCAAGTCTCTGTTTGATAGTACTAAACTCACCTGCTTGGTCCACCTGAGCCATAGCTGGAGTTGCCATCATTTTTCTAAGCTGCGACAATGTCACTTTTCCTGATGCTGATGGAACATTCTTTTTGAAGGGAGTCAAGACAGATGTTGTTGTAGTGTCTTCTTGTGTTACAATGCTATCCTTTCCCTGGGTCGTCCCACCTCTTTCTTTTAGGTAAACAGAAGTGTTCCTGTCTAAGATCAAGTCCTCTGCCCCTTCTTCATCTGTGTCAGTGCTCTGCTCAGCATCTGAATGTGTCTCAACTTCTCCAGGTTGAAATTCTTCCTCCACACTGACATGCTTAGTGTCTTGCCCTGAAGGTGAAATTAACCTCGCTTTCACTGCATGGGTATGAgatttcctgtgtttgtataaattgctctttgttttaaatgagaaacCACAGGGAACACATGGATATGGTCGCTCACCAGTATGAGAACGAATATGCTTCTTAAGCACACTGGGCTTAGCGCAAGCTCTCCCACAGTAGTGGCAAACATACTTTCCAGGCTTCTTTGGTTTTTGCTCCTTTTTGCACAGACTGTCTGATACATGATCATTTTCTAATTGGAAACCTAGTTTGGTGGTGGAAGGAAAGTGAGTTGTCTTCTTTCGAGGATGGACTTTACATTGATCACAAGTCTCTACAGGCTGCACACTTCCAAAAGTCTGTGATGGTGTCAGTACATCTGGATGAGAGTTCTTGCCTTCAGTTACGAATTTCTCTGCGAAATTTAATGTTTCCTCTTTGCCAGTGACTTTGGCCCTCTCTATCATTTTAGGAGCCAAGTTCTGCTCCTccactctgtttgtctgtttggaaCATTTCAGTCCATCAGAACCTTCCAGAGGCTCCATAATTTCAATGTTACTTTCCTTTGTATTAGCAAAATTACATTTGTTACATTATCCTTGATTTTTAGTGATTAACTTCAACGTTCTGAGGTCATGTACCACCATTAGCTTGGCAGACAGATCCTCTCTTAAGTGCCATCACCATTAACATTATCTGCTTTTATGTAGAATCACACTGAGTAACTATGTTGCTGATGGAGGTATTTTTCCAGTGTTTCCACTTTCTCCATGGTTTGGAACAGGTGTCCTGATGTTAGCCTCAGTGTTCCATCCAAAGCTGCAGTTCCATAGTTCTTCTGTAGGGAACAAAAGATTAAACAATACATTTTCTGTAATTACTACTGTAATCGAAATACAATGGAGTGAACTGTATGTGGACAAGAGTGTATGAATATTTCAACATCTGAGGGGAAGCGTGAAAGAGAAGGATTATAGATTATGGTGATTATCCAAATTtaagacagagagcagaaatgcTCTCACGGATAAAGGGTAGGcataatttctttttaacaaagcCATTACATCATCATTCattaaaagagaaagggagacatgATAACATATGATTAGAAGGCACAGCAGTGAAATCTGAAGTCTCGTCCTCCTTTGAAGTTTCACCCATTGCTTAAATGATAGATTTTCCAATCATTAATTTATAAGTAATCATGTTTTAATGGAATATACTGGCTTTTCACTGAGTTTTGGAGTCTAATGATCAAAGACAGATGCCGTTGAATGAAAGACTAGAGCGGGAGACTGGACATCATATATAGTGGCATGAACAGTCTCACCATGCACTCTTCCACTAAAAACTTTCATTTAGCTTTCAGAGCGCAAACATTCTGTCACTTCATCTGATGCacaaatttaattaaataaacctTCTgcgctgaaaagaaaagaaacaagataaatctttaattaaaacaacaaaagaaagaccaTTTTTTTCAGCATGAAATTAACCGCAACATATTAACCAAGGAAATGCCTCTCAttgacatatttttaaaaatatgctttttttaaaaaggctttaGAGAGTGCTACGAGTTTTAAAATGGCAGTTTTTGATTCCCTGCCCTGACAGCGAATCACTTTCAGGggcaaaaatcatttcatatgCATGTCCTTGCATGCTGGCTTCAAATGATAAAGCCCACCTTAGGCAgacaaaataattttttctgctctctgtcatgtAAAAAAGACAGTCACTTATAAGGAGAGAGTGTGAAGTGTGTACTTAAACAGTATCTTCTCCAGACATTATGCACAAGACCATATTTGTATTAGACACCCAGTGGCTCTTTATTTCAGGTACGCTTTAGGAATCCCCAATGAAAGATAAACCTCCAGTGTACACTCCAGCAGAACAGCTAGTAGAACTTCGTTCAAAGAAGAATTATTTGAAAATTGTTATTGGCACAAACATCTCAATCCAAAGTTTAATGTAAACTATGTGCACATCTCTTAAATCATTATTAAGTATCAATCCATATGAAGTATGGGACTCCAATCTTTCACCTCCAGCCTCTGTAGTTGATCAGCATGAGCTGGAATACATTTTCATGACAATGCATAAGGACATTATGAGACATCATTTTTGTTCTCTCAGCAATGCAATGTGACCTTAACAAGGTTATACAAAGACAATCTGATTTAGACCTTTTATCTTGTGTTAATCAGAACAGTCAGAGGCATTCAGCCCATTAAATCCATAAAGTCCATGCTAAACATATTAAAAGCCTCACTTTTACACACCTAGGACAGAACTTAATGagactgacattacactgaaattttaattttagtgtATAACAGACTGCTACTCTCATACCAAACAAGACGAAGAAAAGCATCACACACTAGTGAATGCAGACATTTGATATGTCAGCTCCTCACTAGTATTTAACATATGTCTTACTGACCGGAGCTTTGGTTAGAATAGGTCAAGAGTCAACCAGTATCTAACCAAAGTGTCTAAACTACGAGGATAGGTGTGAGTATGTAAGGAAAGGTTGAAAGGTGGGTGACAGATTTCAAAGCCAAGAGTGTGTTCAGCTCAAGGTCATGCTGTCCTCCCTCCTGGGTTTCCCTATCCGTTGGAGGGTGTATTAAAAAGAGATGACCAAGTAGTGTCAAAGATAACTGGGCCACAGACAATATGCACCTCTGAGTAACAGTCAGACAGATGTTATCAACTATAAGTAAAGCCTAAGGCCTCAGTTTGGCCTCAGTCAGAGTGCAAGAACAACAATTTGTTCATCACAAATAACCTTGtgatttccttctttttttttttttttttttgaaatacaCATCAGAAAGTTGTTGGAGTGAGTAAAGTGGGAAATGTTGGCATTCAGAAATATTGTGCAAGTACACAATGACAGGTCTCAGCAACTCTGTTCACATGTCTGTACCATGGCAACCGTAGCTGTCAAAAGGAAGACGCGGGAAAATATTTCCCCTCTCAGGGGAGTGTCATTACGTCATACAACATCCCTACTGCATCAGCAGCCACTGAGATGCTTAAACTGAGCATGGTATCCCTTAAAGCAAAGCAGTCATGTAGCTTAAATCTACAGCaggttttcacacacagagaatctgAAACAGAAGCACAACAAACTGGCTCTCTGACAAAGAATCACAGGATATGGACCAAACAGAGAAGAGTCCTGACCACTAAGTCACCttcagccaaacacacagatttaaaatactgaaaaatgcTGATTACAATCAACCTACAAACCTGGTTTCCAGAAATAGCCTGATCCAAAATCTCCAGTCATATCCAGTGTTGGTCATATTTCCTATTCCTTTACATTCCTGTGGGTAATTCTCcagaattaaataaattatatgacCAGAGCAAAAGTCACATCTGAGATATACTCCTTCTTGAGAGTACGCTACAAGACCTACTGATGTAAGCTGGTCACCAGAGAAAATACCTCACAGAGACGCGTATCCAGAAACAAAAATAGCAAAGGGGCCCCAAGAAGGACTATGCTACAGCCCACATTGGAGGCCACTATTGCAGTGATCAaaagcacagcacacagacaactAACCCTAGTATGCCTTATGGATAGAAATAGTTTCAGAAGGAGAAATCTGGATCCTTTCTGTTCATAAAGAAGGGGCTGACCAATATAAAGTGGCAAGGCAAACAACAACATGAAGTATAAAGGACAGCCTTTAAGTGCATAATGTAGATTTGTAATAATTTCCAACAGAAGGCTGGTCTACTAAGTTTATTTAcaattgaaattgaaattttcatcagtcttaattacactacattacatcttaacaaatgtgttttctttttcattaaattCTGTCTTAATAATTGTATAATTGAAGGTATCCTTACTGAATGCTatcatattttacaaaaaaaaacaaaaaacattaaagcaaCTGTACTGAATgtaatatctgtctctcttcattGCTTGTCACCTTGACCTTTCAATACAATACAATTTGCATTACTAAATATATGTGACCTGCTGTGGCCAGTGTCTTAAGTTTCAGGAGAGGGAAGACAACTGGAGGCAGCTATAGCTGAGAGGTGTTGGGCTAATGATGGAGAGTGTGTGCTCATAGTGGAGTTTATAGAGATCAATTAGGTAACAGTAAACCCTTCTAATATAGTCTAAGCTTATCTTTGCTGTTGCTTCCTCTCCCTTTTACATAATGTGAACAACTGCACATTAGGTCAGTGTTATGCAGTGATCACGGGTACAGTTGATTCATAAGCCTGGTTTATTTATTGCTAAGATTAATCAGAGATAAGCTTGAGCTTGAGTCGTTCAATGTCTGATGTGTTACCCTGTGAATATTTCAAATTAGCTACACTGGATTGACATGACAACAGAACTGAGGATAACGGAACATAAGATGCTTCCTCTGTCCTCTTGCTTGTGAAGACATTAGGTGACATTCCTTGGATCCTATCAGACACCATTTACTAGCACACCAGACAGTTGTTTTTTGAATCGGCAATGACTCCTTAAAATACTGGCAGTTCTGTCTAATCTCTTCTCTTAAACTTTGGCAAGCCTTAGACACACCTGTAAATATTATGATAATTTTATAAAAAATAGTAAAACTAGGGGGAAAACATATTTGGTTATGACCCATTACAGAGTCACACTAAAGAACACCGTGTTGATTTGGTGAGCTGAGTTTTAATAGAATGACCACTTAAGATAtgataaaacataaacacaggtACTGCTGTAGACAATCTCTTTAATATTGTGGATCTCAAGACTCACATAAGTCTCTGCACTGCAGCTATATTGTACAGAGTATCTGGAGGGAGGGGCCTGAAATGCCTGAGCCTCAATGAACAGTGAAGGTCAtgcctctcatctctctctatAAATATGATGGTCTGTCCCACAGGGTGCTTTGTACTGCTTGGCATTTCCACTATCTCAGGCATACCCTGTTCGGCTCCAATACCAACCAAATTTACATGTGATTCAAAAGCAATGTAGTCATTCTGTTCCTACTTGCAACTGTAAAGTGACCACAGTTTTAAGAAACAAGGTACAGATGTTCGCACAGACACtacagatgtacacacagacacaaagctaAATTCCCATTGTTATTGTCATGACTATGCCTCTGAAAGCTCAAAGTCTTGAATGCTATCTTGTGATTACagtattgttttgaaatgtatgtgGAAAGTGGCTAAAT
Proteins encoded in this region:
- the hivep2b gene encoding transcription factor HIVEP2 encodes the protein MEPLEGSDGLKCSKQTNRVEEQNLAPKMIERAKVTGKEETLNFAEKFVTEGKNSHPDVLTPSQTFGSVQPVETCDQCKVHPRKKTTHFPSTTKLGFQLENDHVSDSLCKKEQKPKKPGKYVCHYCGRACAKPSVLKKHIRSHTGERPYPCVPCGFSFKTKSNLYKHRKSHTHAVKARLISPSGQDTKHVSVEEEFQPGEVETHSDAEQSTDTDEEGAEDLILDRNTSVYLKERGGTTQGKDSIVTQEDTTTTSVLTPFKKNVPSASGKVTLSQLRKMMATPAMAQVDQAGEFSTIKQRLALRLSEKKSQDSDHSLTLPSSYSKGSTDSGYFSRSESAEHQISQPSSSAKSYQEIMFGKCYKPSTKPRQSITVQTCMTDTNESMSSFMVNKGRATGETMPPIPQTKKDIIRSLKVDSESFQEEDYQDSVLSSPFQSNSECLETPMDTGSLIRSNSLPTSSESNLAMPQGLRGSNSFDERMTNIDVSYRGSGSMRKLMRQAAFEFCAHEGQTESDNHGDQACGMQKPELKLQGTENDPENESCLGHQSHIMEIATRKRRKDKGVVEEEDVPSQKSVDNAGQSDVFDFVCGLKDQEHTAGSNVISVIQHTNSIGRLGSVERSVDFESYNVHKYATNQSFNMEEEGQKVDQPLRPEAERQWGNSRAVSQRSHMPQQLLGQSGIQVPEIRVTEEPDRSEEVPGAQSKQREKHVEEFQWPQRSETLAQFPVEKLPPKKKRLRLAEIEYSSGESSFESACTSLSRSPSQESNFSHNSSFSMSLDREESVNITFPTKQDELCKPLDFLPVPGEGHTLAPPSQNHHKEMRRSSSEQSPCTSPIEVPELRSKSFDYGSLSSTCKSGQGDTYQSLCGSRDRRRGCLVRQASLSMDPEIGTQEKPVDMNVMQDSSDHVCQNLSPAACPDSPFLVFAGGMKHASGMQYSLFHDRPALQQSIQTGLCWKPEEIPYAKQHIHFQSHLPQDMYGLQYYQLKNEQGDSQEIAHHYVSLRDLPEDCPEHLMNVLSTISVLSQVKPVLAHQCISSHQLQCSSSVPVRIQMQVPSYGKVMYTSMSQILEPKVQIINPTTGMNKTTSQSTFVNVTTQHISGNPGRILHNQQLSPAKLNTGIPLSLTSKTISTTEAPSSGANKRMLSPASSIELFTEAKQLKRENEEMMYGQIVEELSAVELGNHVAAKEKKEKLRRETKNIQHKSKLVQSQKDEPPLLSDHCPSKTPLSSSLSSSSISQEDLMIDKMQEPGQFTDTHCCTSGTTLMLNYIASDRLFSQVPSLHTTTCVSWCYLNTTKPNSTQSPPLSSVYDAWFVKWHNPNPPNLSTRSVLALLRSRQEKHISIYTVAAMYQPGLLASSTIWRQRQEQGTLDSKEKDKHNVRIKDIAYRSKHARNESKESEASLKQTVPARVKIFEGGFKSNEDYVYVRGRGRGKYICEECGIRCKKPSMLRKHIRTHTDVRPYICKSCNFAFKTKGNLTKHMKSKAHMKKCLELGVSTNTMDIAGDVDNEDDTQRGSAGSVDTTIKHQFSDVDDSDGGDEDGDELDDDEDEEYDGDSTPKTISRSTSPQSHAINRPLPTSCFTKHSSMEIHVASTSKGDDLTVSLPEQPRTFHPCPSHPVLPVCDPPTHRYLSPIGDMSPRGHLFPVQDSSPVRAVCHRSDLSIRSDVLPMRKLSPARPISPGTDMSRQRPLSPQVRQRGALRAVSPRRGSYQHRAHLDHSRGIRCEISSLKQTTEVKSKTGMDQRGNTLQNLDVPVDLSGSNDSPTFLHKDILSHLPLHSQKQVQTPLPMAPIGGIRVPYVPSAGISVAHHMESPLQGNQSQTESFNQSSTLVLGQGFDGIAQQRSKPSSCTHDKSERAQYLISKDKRQEESIQICTEAIATLRITSEDLPGRELFVLPIQSESQVLKAYLKIQRGAEYFKLKAYHS